The following are encoded together in the Vigna unguiculata cultivar IT97K-499-35 chromosome 2, ASM411807v1, whole genome shotgun sequence genome:
- the LOC114173602 gene encoding BTB/POZ domain-containing protein At3g50780-like, whose product MGDIRITRVEQGQTKIKNVPIAVTPEGFWCCPTPVGFQKSLKPQNPLNKLKPSPPPPKTSSQKKEVSVSERKAGPAPSRLVVSDVQQCNDDPERPPPSPSVPAQRAPRPKLESMPKKVAIEFGEPGTCDIKLLLLGKQGFCVKLSVHRDVLKEKSSFFADKLSEQSGLSCLQVDDCEDVEIYVETVGLMYCKEMKQRLMKQSVSRILRILKVAEFLGFSSCIQSCLEYLEAVPWNGEEEEEKVISTVLRLQGDGIGVNPVLKRVSPDTSNVPKDTLSHIVELVLKSNEERGRREMKSIVLKLLRENNSLPSSAGSVEICNDMIYKSCRRCLDSLLCVFNQAAEPEFKDMPSDNKEPVIKHIALEADNLSWLLEILIDKQAAEDFAVMWANHQELAALHGKLPIAFRYHVSCISGRLYVSIGRGEVLPSKNTRQLLLQTWLQPLINDYNWLQHGCRTFDRKLVEEGIGRTILTLPLEDQQSILLSWVGSFLKTGDGCPNLQRAFEVWWRRTFIRPYVEGQGTAMPDG is encoded by the exons ATGGGGGATATTAGGATTACCCGGGTAGAGCAAGGTCAAACAAAGATTAAAAATGTCCCAATTGCTGTCACCCCTGAAGGATTTTGGTGTTGCCCTACTCCTGTTGGGTTCCAGAAAAGCCTGAAGCCTCAAAACCCTTTGAATAAACTCAAACCCTCTCCACCACCTCCAAAGACCAGTTCCCAGAAGAAGGAAGTCTCGGTGAGTGAGAGAAAAGCAGGGCCTGCCCCATCAAGGTTGGTGGTTTCTGATGTTCAACAATGTAATGATGATCCAGAAAGACCTCCACCCAGCCCTTCTGTGCCTGCACAGAGAGCACCTAGACCCAAACTTGAATCTATGCCAAAAAAGGTGGCTATTGAGTTTGGTGAACCCGGAACTTGTGatatcaagcttcttctccttGGAAAGCAGGGATTTTGTGTGAAGTTAAGTGTTCACAGGGATGTTTTAAAGGAGAAGAGTAGTTTCTTTGCTGATAAACTTTCTGAACAATCTGGTTTGTCATGTCTCCAAGTTGATGATTGTGAGGATGTTgaaatatatgttgaaactgtTGGGCTTATGTACTGCAAAGAAATGAAGCAACGGCTAATGAAGCAAAGCGTTTCTCGCATTCTTAGAATTCTTAAG GTTGCAGAATTCCTTGGTTTCAGCTCGTGTATCCAATCATGTTTGGAGTACTTGGAAGCAGTCCCTTGGaatggagaggaagaagaagaaaaggtgaTTTCAACAGTTCTACGACTCCAAGGAGATGGAATCGGGGTCAATCCGGTGCTAAAACGAGTTTCTCCGGATACTTCCAATGTCCCAAAAGATACTCTCTCCCACATTGTTGAACTTGTTCTGAAAAGCAATGAGGAGAGAGGTCGCCGAGAGATGAAATCCATTGTTCTAAAGCTGCTTAGGGAGAACAATAGTCTTCCAAGTTCTGCAGGTTCAGTGGAGATCTGTAATGACATGATTTACAAGTCATGCAGAAGGTGTTTGGATTCATTATTGTGTGTGTTCAACCAAGCTGCAGAACCAGAGTTCAAAGACATGCCTAGCGATAACAAAGAACCTGTAATAAAACATATAGCTCTTGAAGCCGATAACTTGTCATGGTTGCTGGAGATTTTAATCGATAAACAAGCTGCTGAAGATTTTGCAGTGATGTGGGCAAATCATCAGGAATTGGCAGCACTACATGGAAAGCTTCCAATTGCGTTTCGCTATCATGTCAGCTGCATTTCTGGAAGATTATATGTGAGCATAGGAAGAGGGGAGGTTCTGCCATCGAAGAACACACGCCAATTGTTGTTGCAGACATGGCTGCAGCCTCTAATCAATGACTACAACTGGTTGCAGCACGGGTGCAGGACATTTGATAGGAAACTTGTGGAGGAAGGAATTGGAAGAACAATTCTGACCTTGCCTTTGGAGGATCAACAGAGTATTTTGCTTTCTTGGGTTGGAAGCTTCTTGAAAACTGGTGATGGTTGTCCCAATCTTCAGAGAGCTTTTGAGGTGTGGTGGCGAAGGACTTTCATAAGACCCTATGTGGAAGGCCAAGGTACTGCCATGCCAGATGGTTGA
- the LOC114173131 gene encoding histone-lysine N-methyltransferase SUVR5 isoform X1 produces the protein MEVLCSGVQYAGESDCTQQSSGTAFVYQEEPNCAENGEQDKLVAARLNESSHKMQGPQIERQGGLSTNSDCQCIGASCCDCQVDDQNEYCGFHDFEEDIINEPCLTSDNSISVVDTIESESPNNSREGDLSCSEPKWLEGDGSVALWVKWRGKWQAGIRCARADWPLSTLKAKPTHERKKYFVIFFPHTRIYSWADMLLVRSINEFPHPIAYKTHQVGLKMVKDLTVARRFIMRKLVVGMLNMVDQFPFNALTETARDMKVWKEFAMEASRCNDYSDFGRMLLKLHSSILQHHINVDWLRYSYPSWTERCQSANSADSVELLKEELFDSILWNGINTLSDTPVQSTLSSEWKTWKHDVMKWFTTPPSLSISKDTQQQSSDDLFRANLQVCRKRAKLEVRRADTHASQVEIKAQTVALQADPGFFTNQGILSTLAAESCKQVGVREVSMAVDSPGHLVDKWNEIVVENTDPHFLHTKHMESTPTKEMTIAKSVESGSKNRQCIAYIEAKGRQCVRWANDGDVYCCVHLSSRFLGSSTKSEKPVPLDTPMCEGTTVLGTRCKHRALPGSLFCKKHRPHAETEQISNIPQNTLKRKHEENYTGSEGILSRDLVLVNVESPLQMDPLSSIGGDSKHGENNSNEKPMHSEHEHNAMESLQCIGSPPYDKMNPCKEGTKRYCLYCESHLPSWLKRARNGKSRIVSKEVFTELLRDCNSWEQKVHLHKACELFYRLLKSILSLRNPVPKDVQFQWALTEASKDSSVGEFFKKLVHSEKARIKSLWGFNDDMDISSVMEEPPLLPSPHNDHYDKENAIKCKLCSAEFPDDQELGNHWMDSHKKEAQWLFRGYACAICLDSFTNKKLLETHVQERHHVQFVEQCMLLQCIPCGSHFGNTEQLWQHVLSVHPIDFKPSKALEQQTLSTGEDSPVKRDQGNSAPLENNSENTSGFRKFVCRFCGLKFDLLPDLGRHHQAAHMGPNLASSRPAKRGVRYYAYRLKSGRLSRPRFKKSLAAASYRLRNKANANLKRSIQETNSHGTGGITIQPHVTESTNIGRLAEHQCSAVSKILFSEIQKTKPRPNHLDILSIARSACCKVSLVASLEEKYGILPEKLYLKAAKLCSEHNILVSWHQEGFICPSGCNVSKAQVLLSPIESLPNSSVMPKAGNLSDPTSDEWDVDEFHCIINSRTLKLGSLQKAVVLCDDISFGKESIPVICVVDQELVHSLHINGCNGQNINPSRPWESFTYVTKPMLDQSLILDSESLQLGCACSYTTCCPETCDHVYLFGNDYDDAKDIFGKPMRGRFPYDENGRIILEEGYLVYECNHMCRCNKSCPNRVLQNGVRVKLEVFKTEKKGWAVRAGEAILRGTFVCEYIGEVLDVKEAHDRRRSYGTEHCSYFYDIDARVNDMSRLIEGQAQYVIDATKFGNVSRFINHSCTPNLVNHQVLVESMDSERAHIGFYANRDIALGEELTYDYQYEHVLSEGSPCLCESLKCRGRLY, from the exons ATGGAAGTGCTTTGTTCTGGTGTTCAATATGCTGGGGAATCTGATTGCACTCAGCAGAGTTCAGGAACTGCTTTTGTATATCAGGAAGAACCTAATTGTGCCGAAAATGGTGAACAAGACAAATTGGTAGCTGCTAGACTGAATGAATCATCACATAAAATGCAAGGGCCTCAAATAGAAAGGCAAGGTGGTTTGTCAACTAATTCAGATTGCCAATGCATTGGAGCTTCATGTTGTGACTGTCAAGTGGATGATCAAAATGAATACTGTGGTTTCCATGATTTTGAAGAAGACATTATAAATGAACCTTGTTTAACATCTGACAACTCTATCTCTGTTGTTGATACAATTGAAAGTGAATCACCAAATAACAGTCGGGAAGGAGACTTGTCATGTTCTGAACCCAAGTGGCTTGAGGGGGATGGATCAGTGGCATTGTGGGTCAAG TGGAGGGGGAAGTGGCAGGCTGGTATCCGGTGTGCAAGGGCTGACTGGCCGTTATCAACGTTGAAAGCAAAACCAACacatgaaagaaagaaatattttgttatattcttTCCACACACAAGGATTTATTCTTGGGCAGACATGCTACTCGTTAGATCAATTAATGAGTTTCCCCATCCCATTGCATATAAGACTCATCAGGTGGGACTGAAAATGGTTAAAGACTTAACTGTTGCACGGCGGTTTATTATGCGAAAGCTAGTTGTTGGCATGCTGAACATGGTCGACCAGTTTCCTTTTAAT GCTTTGACAGAAACTGCTCGTGATATGAAGGTCTGGAAGGAGTTTGCCATGGAGGCTTCTCGTTGTAATGATTATTCTGATTTTGGAAGAATGCTTCTAAAGCTGCATAGT aGCATACTACAGCACCATATAAATGTTGACTGGTTACGGTATTCTTATCCCTCTTGGACTGAAAGATGTCAGAGTGCAAATAGTGCTGACTCAGTGGAGCTACTGAAGGAG GAATTGTTTGATTCTATTTTGTGGAATGGGATCAATACTCTCTCTGATACACCAGTGCAATCGACATTAAGTTCTGAATGGAAAACCTGGAAGCATGATGTAATGAAATGGTTTACGACGCCACCTTCCTTATCGATCAGCAAAGACACACAGCAACAGAGTTCTGATGATTTGTTTCGAGCAAACCTTCAGGTTTGTAGAAAAAGGGCCAAACTTGAAGTTCGTCGTGCAGATACACATGCTTCACAAGTGGAAATCAAGGCTCAAACTGTTGCTCTTCAGGCTGACCCTGGCTTTTTCACGAATCAGGGCATATTGAGCACATTAGCAGCCGAGTCTTGCAAACAGGTAGGTGTTAGGGAGGTGTCTATGGCAGTTGATTCACCTGGTCATTTGGTCGATAAATGGAATGAAATTGTAGTTGAGAATACTGATCCCCATTTTTTGCATACCAAACATATGGAATCAACACCTACGAAGGAAATGACTATTGCGAAATCTGTAGAATCTGGTAGTAAGAATCGACAATGTATAGCTTATATTGAAGCAAAGGGTAGACAGTGTGTGAGATGGGCAAATGATGGTGATGTGTACTGTTGTGTACATTTATCTTCCCGATTTTTGGGCAGCTCAACGAAATCTGAAAAGCCTGTTCCACTTGATACTCCTATGTGTGAAGGCACTACTGTTCTGGGTACTAGATGTAAGCATCGTGCCCTACCTGGCTCTTTATTCTGTAAGAAACACCGGCCACATGCTGAAACAGAGCAGATCTCAAATATACCGCAGAATACATTAAAGAGAAAACATGAAGAAAATTATACTGGTTCAGAGGGCATTCTCTCCAGAGACTTGGTATTAGTCAATGTTGAAAGTCCACTGCAAATGGATCCATTGTCATCCATTGGTGGTGATTCCAAACATGGAGAAAACAACTCTAATGAGAAGCCCATGCATTCTGAACATGAACATAATGCAATGGAGTCACTGCAGTGTATAGGTTCCCCTCCCTATGATAAGATGAATCCTTGTAAGGAAGGTACTAAACGGTATTGCTTGTACTGCGAAAGTCACCTTCCTAGTTGGCTTAAGCGTGCAAGAAATGGGAAGAGTAGAATAGTATCGAAAGAAGTGTTCACAGAACTTTTGAGGGACTGCAACTCATGGGAGCAAAAGGTACATCTGCATAAAGCATGTGAACTTTTTTACAGGCTTCTTAAAAGCATTTTATCATTAAGAAACCCTGTTCCTAAGGATGTCCAGTTTCAGTGGGCTCTGACTGAAGCCTCTAAAGATTCTAGTGTAGGAgagttttttaaaaagttagtTCACAGTGAAAAGGCCAGAATCAAATCATTATGGGGATTCAATGATGACATGGATATATCTTCTGTCATGGAAGAACCACCTCTCTTGCCATCCCCACACAATGATCACTATGATAAGGAAAATGCCATTAAGTGTAAGCTATGCTCTGCAGAATTTCCTGATGACCAAGAGCTTGGTAACCATTGGATGGACAGTCATAAAAAGGAGGCACAGTGGCTGTTTAGAGGCTATGCATGTGCCATTTGTCTGGATTCATTTACTAACAAGAAACTGTTGGAAACGCATGTTCAGGAGAGACACCATGTGCAATTTGTTGAACAATGCATGCTTCTCCAATGCATCCCTTGTGGGAGTCATTTTGGAAATACCGAACAATTATGGCAGCATGTTTTATCAGTTCATCCTATTGATTTTAAACCATCAAAAGCTCTTGAGCAGCAAACTTTATCAACTGGTGAAGATTCTCCAGTAAAACGTGATCAGGGTAATTCAGCCCCTTTGGAAAATAATTCTGAGAATACAAGCGGTTTTCGGAAATTTGTTTGCAGGTTTTGtgggttgaaatttgatttaCTACCTGACCTAGGTCGACATCACCAAGCTGCTCATATGGGGCCTAATCTGGCCAGTAGTCGCCCTGCAAAGAGGGGAGTTCGATATTATGCTTACAGATTAAAATCAGGCAGACTTAGCCGCCCcagatttaaaaaaagtttggcAGCAGCATCATACAGGCTTAGAAATAAGGCTAATGCTAATTTAAAGCGAAGCATTCAGGAAACAAATTCACATGGCACAGGGGGAATAACCATACAACCTCATGTTACTGAATCAACAAACATTGGTAGATTGGCGGAACATCAATGCTCAGCTGTTTCAAAGATTTTGTTTTCAGAGATTCAAAAGACAAAACCCCGTCCAAACCATCTTGATATTTTATCAATTGCTCGCTCTGCTTGCTGCAAAGTTAGTCTTGTAGCATCATTGGAGGAGAAATATGGAATTCTTCCTGAAAAGCTCTATTTGAAGGCAGCAAAACTTTGCAGTGAGCATAATATTTTGGTAAGTTGGCATCAGGAGGGTTTTATTTGTCCTAGTGGGTGTAATGTATCAAAGGCTCAAGTTTTGCTCTCTCCTATAGAGTCTCTTCCTAATAGTTCTGTAATGCCCAAAGCGGGTAATTTATCTGATCCTACAAGTGATGAGTGGGATGTGGATGAATTTCACTGCATCATCAATTCACGAACTTTAAAGTTAGGTTCACTGCAAAAAGCTGTGGTCTTGTGTGATGACATTAGCTTTGGGAAGGAATCAATTCCAGTGATTTGTGTAGTAGATCAAGAACTTGTGCATTCACTTCATATCAATGGCTGCAATGGACAAAATATAAACCCTTCTAGACCTTGGGAGAGCTTTACCTATGTTACAAAGCCAATGCTCGATCAATCCCTCATTCTTGATTCAGAG AGTCTGCAACTGGGATGTGCCTGTTCATACACCACCTGCTGTCCTGAAACATGTGATCATGTATACCTTTTTGGCAATGACTATGATGATGCAAAAGACATATTTGGGAAACCAATGCGTGGCAGGTTCCCATATGATGAGAATGGTCGAATCATCCTGGag GAAGGTTATCTTGTCTATGAGTGTAATCACATGTGCAGATGCAATAAATCCTGTCCAAATAGAGTATTGCAGAATGGTGTACGAGTCAAATTGGAAGTCTTTAAAACAGAGAAAAAG GGATGGGCAGTAAGGGCTGGTGAAGCTATTCTACGTGGCACATTTGTGTGTGAATACATTGGAGAAGTTTTAGATGTGAAAGAGGCACATGATAGGCGTAGAAG TTATGGCACAGAGCACTGCAGTTATTTCTATGACATCGATGCTCGTGTTAATGATATGAGCAGATTGATTGAAGGACAGGCTCAGTATGTAATTGATGCTACTAAATTTGGAAATGTTTCAAGATTCATCAATCATAG TTGCACCCCAAATTTGGTCAATCACCAAGTTCTTGTAGAGAGCATGGATTCTGAACGTGCACATATCGGTTTTTATGCTAATCGGGAT ATTGCTTTGGGTGAAGAGCTAACATATGACTATCAGTACGAGCATGTGCTTAGTGAAGGATCTCCCTGTCTTTGCGAATCCTTGAAGTGTAGGGGGCGCCTTTATTAG
- the LOC114173131 gene encoding histone-lysine N-methyltransferase SUVR5 isoform X2, which translates to MEVLCSGVQYAGESDCTQQSSGTAFVYQEEPNCAENGEQDKLVAARLNESSHKMQGPQIERQGGLSTNSDCQCIGASCCDCQVDDQNEYCGFHDFEEDIINEPCLTSDNSISVVDTIESESPNNSREGDLSCSEPKWLEGDGSVALWVKWRGKWQAGIRCARADWPLSTLKAKPTHERKKYFVIFFPHTRIYSWADMLLVRSINEFPHPIAYKTHQVGLKMVKDLTVARRFIMRKLVVGMLNMVDQFPFNALTETARDMKVWKEFAMEASRCNDYSDFGRMLLKLHSSILQHHINVDWLRYSYPSWTERCQSANSADSVELLKEELFDSILWNGINTLSDTPVQSTLSSEWKTWKHDVMKWFTTPPSLSISKDTQQQSSDDLFRANLQVCRKRAKLEVRRADTHASQVEIKAQTVALQADPGFFTNQGILSTLAAESCKQVGVREVSMAVDSPGHLVDKWNEIVVENTDPHFLHTKHMESTPTKEMTIAKSVESGSKNRQCIAYIEAKGRQCVRWANDGDVYCCVHLSSRFLGSSTKSEKPVPLDTPMCEGTTVLGTRCKHRALPGSLFCKKHRPHAETEQISNIPQNTLKRKHEENYTGSEGILSRDLVLVNVESPLQMDPLSSIGGDSKHGENNSNEKPMHSEHEHNAMESLQCIGSPPYDKMNPCKEGTKRYCLYCESHLPSWLKRARNGKSRIVSKEVFTELLRDCNSWEQKVHLHKACELFYRLLKSILSLRNPVPKDVQFQWALTEASKDSSVGEFFKKLVHSEKARIKSLWGFNDDMDISSVMEEPPLLPSPHNDHYDKENAIKCKLCSAEFPDDQELGNHWMDSHKKEAQWLFRGYACAICLDSFTNKKLLETHVQERHHVQFVEQCMLLQCIPCGSHFGNTEQLWQHVLSVHPIDFKPSKALEQQTLSTGEDSPVKRDQGNSAPLENNSENTSGFRKFVCRFCGLKFDLLPDLGRHHQAAHMGPNLASSRPAKRGVRYYAYRLKSGRLSRPRFKKSLAAASYRLRNKANANLKRSIQETNSHGTGGITIQPHVTESTNIGRLAEHQCSAVSKILFSEIQKTKPRPNHLDILSIARSACCKVSLVASLEEKYGILPEKLYLKAAKLCSEHNILVSWHQEGFICPSGCNVSKAQVLLSPIESLPNSSVMPKAGNLSDPTSDEWDVDEFHCIINSRTLKLGSLQKAVVLCDDISFGKESIPVICVVDQELVHSLHINGCNGQNINPSRPWESFTYVTKPMLDQSLILDSESLQLGCACSYTTCCPETCDHVYLFGNDYDDAKDIFGKPMRGRFPYDENGRIILEEGYLVYECNHMCRCNKSCPNRVLQNGVRVKLEVFKTEKKGWAVRAGEAILRGTFVCEYIGEVLDVKEAHDRRRSYGTEHCSYFYDIDARVNDMSRLIEGQAQYVIDATKFGNVSRFINHR; encoded by the exons ATGGAAGTGCTTTGTTCTGGTGTTCAATATGCTGGGGAATCTGATTGCACTCAGCAGAGTTCAGGAACTGCTTTTGTATATCAGGAAGAACCTAATTGTGCCGAAAATGGTGAACAAGACAAATTGGTAGCTGCTAGACTGAATGAATCATCACATAAAATGCAAGGGCCTCAAATAGAAAGGCAAGGTGGTTTGTCAACTAATTCAGATTGCCAATGCATTGGAGCTTCATGTTGTGACTGTCAAGTGGATGATCAAAATGAATACTGTGGTTTCCATGATTTTGAAGAAGACATTATAAATGAACCTTGTTTAACATCTGACAACTCTATCTCTGTTGTTGATACAATTGAAAGTGAATCACCAAATAACAGTCGGGAAGGAGACTTGTCATGTTCTGAACCCAAGTGGCTTGAGGGGGATGGATCAGTGGCATTGTGGGTCAAG TGGAGGGGGAAGTGGCAGGCTGGTATCCGGTGTGCAAGGGCTGACTGGCCGTTATCAACGTTGAAAGCAAAACCAACacatgaaagaaagaaatattttgttatattcttTCCACACACAAGGATTTATTCTTGGGCAGACATGCTACTCGTTAGATCAATTAATGAGTTTCCCCATCCCATTGCATATAAGACTCATCAGGTGGGACTGAAAATGGTTAAAGACTTAACTGTTGCACGGCGGTTTATTATGCGAAAGCTAGTTGTTGGCATGCTGAACATGGTCGACCAGTTTCCTTTTAAT GCTTTGACAGAAACTGCTCGTGATATGAAGGTCTGGAAGGAGTTTGCCATGGAGGCTTCTCGTTGTAATGATTATTCTGATTTTGGAAGAATGCTTCTAAAGCTGCATAGT aGCATACTACAGCACCATATAAATGTTGACTGGTTACGGTATTCTTATCCCTCTTGGACTGAAAGATGTCAGAGTGCAAATAGTGCTGACTCAGTGGAGCTACTGAAGGAG GAATTGTTTGATTCTATTTTGTGGAATGGGATCAATACTCTCTCTGATACACCAGTGCAATCGACATTAAGTTCTGAATGGAAAACCTGGAAGCATGATGTAATGAAATGGTTTACGACGCCACCTTCCTTATCGATCAGCAAAGACACACAGCAACAGAGTTCTGATGATTTGTTTCGAGCAAACCTTCAGGTTTGTAGAAAAAGGGCCAAACTTGAAGTTCGTCGTGCAGATACACATGCTTCACAAGTGGAAATCAAGGCTCAAACTGTTGCTCTTCAGGCTGACCCTGGCTTTTTCACGAATCAGGGCATATTGAGCACATTAGCAGCCGAGTCTTGCAAACAGGTAGGTGTTAGGGAGGTGTCTATGGCAGTTGATTCACCTGGTCATTTGGTCGATAAATGGAATGAAATTGTAGTTGAGAATACTGATCCCCATTTTTTGCATACCAAACATATGGAATCAACACCTACGAAGGAAATGACTATTGCGAAATCTGTAGAATCTGGTAGTAAGAATCGACAATGTATAGCTTATATTGAAGCAAAGGGTAGACAGTGTGTGAGATGGGCAAATGATGGTGATGTGTACTGTTGTGTACATTTATCTTCCCGATTTTTGGGCAGCTCAACGAAATCTGAAAAGCCTGTTCCACTTGATACTCCTATGTGTGAAGGCACTACTGTTCTGGGTACTAGATGTAAGCATCGTGCCCTACCTGGCTCTTTATTCTGTAAGAAACACCGGCCACATGCTGAAACAGAGCAGATCTCAAATATACCGCAGAATACATTAAAGAGAAAACATGAAGAAAATTATACTGGTTCAGAGGGCATTCTCTCCAGAGACTTGGTATTAGTCAATGTTGAAAGTCCACTGCAAATGGATCCATTGTCATCCATTGGTGGTGATTCCAAACATGGAGAAAACAACTCTAATGAGAAGCCCATGCATTCTGAACATGAACATAATGCAATGGAGTCACTGCAGTGTATAGGTTCCCCTCCCTATGATAAGATGAATCCTTGTAAGGAAGGTACTAAACGGTATTGCTTGTACTGCGAAAGTCACCTTCCTAGTTGGCTTAAGCGTGCAAGAAATGGGAAGAGTAGAATAGTATCGAAAGAAGTGTTCACAGAACTTTTGAGGGACTGCAACTCATGGGAGCAAAAGGTACATCTGCATAAAGCATGTGAACTTTTTTACAGGCTTCTTAAAAGCATTTTATCATTAAGAAACCCTGTTCCTAAGGATGTCCAGTTTCAGTGGGCTCTGACTGAAGCCTCTAAAGATTCTAGTGTAGGAgagttttttaaaaagttagtTCACAGTGAAAAGGCCAGAATCAAATCATTATGGGGATTCAATGATGACATGGATATATCTTCTGTCATGGAAGAACCACCTCTCTTGCCATCCCCACACAATGATCACTATGATAAGGAAAATGCCATTAAGTGTAAGCTATGCTCTGCAGAATTTCCTGATGACCAAGAGCTTGGTAACCATTGGATGGACAGTCATAAAAAGGAGGCACAGTGGCTGTTTAGAGGCTATGCATGTGCCATTTGTCTGGATTCATTTACTAACAAGAAACTGTTGGAAACGCATGTTCAGGAGAGACACCATGTGCAATTTGTTGAACAATGCATGCTTCTCCAATGCATCCCTTGTGGGAGTCATTTTGGAAATACCGAACAATTATGGCAGCATGTTTTATCAGTTCATCCTATTGATTTTAAACCATCAAAAGCTCTTGAGCAGCAAACTTTATCAACTGGTGAAGATTCTCCAGTAAAACGTGATCAGGGTAATTCAGCCCCTTTGGAAAATAATTCTGAGAATACAAGCGGTTTTCGGAAATTTGTTTGCAGGTTTTGtgggttgaaatttgatttaCTACCTGACCTAGGTCGACATCACCAAGCTGCTCATATGGGGCCTAATCTGGCCAGTAGTCGCCCTGCAAAGAGGGGAGTTCGATATTATGCTTACAGATTAAAATCAGGCAGACTTAGCCGCCCcagatttaaaaaaagtttggcAGCAGCATCATACAGGCTTAGAAATAAGGCTAATGCTAATTTAAAGCGAAGCATTCAGGAAACAAATTCACATGGCACAGGGGGAATAACCATACAACCTCATGTTACTGAATCAACAAACATTGGTAGATTGGCGGAACATCAATGCTCAGCTGTTTCAAAGATTTTGTTTTCAGAGATTCAAAAGACAAAACCCCGTCCAAACCATCTTGATATTTTATCAATTGCTCGCTCTGCTTGCTGCAAAGTTAGTCTTGTAGCATCATTGGAGGAGAAATATGGAATTCTTCCTGAAAAGCTCTATTTGAAGGCAGCAAAACTTTGCAGTGAGCATAATATTTTGGTAAGTTGGCATCAGGAGGGTTTTATTTGTCCTAGTGGGTGTAATGTATCAAAGGCTCAAGTTTTGCTCTCTCCTATAGAGTCTCTTCCTAATAGTTCTGTAATGCCCAAAGCGGGTAATTTATCTGATCCTACAAGTGATGAGTGGGATGTGGATGAATTTCACTGCATCATCAATTCACGAACTTTAAAGTTAGGTTCACTGCAAAAAGCTGTGGTCTTGTGTGATGACATTAGCTTTGGGAAGGAATCAATTCCAGTGATTTGTGTAGTAGATCAAGAACTTGTGCATTCACTTCATATCAATGGCTGCAATGGACAAAATATAAACCCTTCTAGACCTTGGGAGAGCTTTACCTATGTTACAAAGCCAATGCTCGATCAATCCCTCATTCTTGATTCAGAG AGTCTGCAACTGGGATGTGCCTGTTCATACACCACCTGCTGTCCTGAAACATGTGATCATGTATACCTTTTTGGCAATGACTATGATGATGCAAAAGACATATTTGGGAAACCAATGCGTGGCAGGTTCCCATATGATGAGAATGGTCGAATCATCCTGGag GAAGGTTATCTTGTCTATGAGTGTAATCACATGTGCAGATGCAATAAATCCTGTCCAAATAGAGTATTGCAGAATGGTGTACGAGTCAAATTGGAAGTCTTTAAAACAGAGAAAAAG GGATGGGCAGTAAGGGCTGGTGAAGCTATTCTACGTGGCACATTTGTGTGTGAATACATTGGAGAAGTTTTAGATGTGAAAGAGGCACATGATAGGCGTAGAAG TTATGGCACAGAGCACTGCAGTTATTTCTATGACATCGATGCTCGTGTTAATGATATGAGCAGATTGATTGAAGGACAGGCTCAGTATGTAATTGATGCTACTAAATTTGGAAATGTTTCAAGATTCATCAATCATAGGTGA